The Candidatus Desulfatibia profunda nucleotide sequence GCGGGAGAGAGGGATACCGACGGTCTGGTGGATGTGTTGATGGATGCCACCGCAAATTATGACGAGCCGCTTACGGCAGAAAGGTTGATGGCCTGGCAGGCCGCTTTCTTCCCTACCGGTTATTCCGGCCTGCGCAAGATACGAACCGGCCAGTGGCGAGGTCCGGAACCCATACAGGTGGTATCCGGCCCCGTGGGCAGGGAGAAAGTCCACTTTGAGGCACCTCCTGCTGACAGCGTTAAGAGAGAGATCAGGGATTTCCTCCAGTGGTGGGAAAAAGGGTCGAAAACGAAAAATACCGAAGGGCTGTTGCGAGCCGCAATCGCACATTTCAGGTTTGTCACCATTCATCCGTTTGAAGATGGTAACGGCCGGATCGCCAGAGCCCTTACTGATATGGCCCTGGCACAGGATGAAGAGCTTGGGCCCAGGTTTTACAGCCTGTCGACACGGATTATGGCTGAACGGGATGAATATTATCGGGTGCTGGAGCGATGCCAGAAAGGAAACGGTGATATTACCGAATGGCTGGTGTGGTTCCTGGAATGTTTTGAAAGGGCGCTTGAACATTCGGAAACATTGATATCGATTGTTCTGGCAAAGGCCCGTTTCTGGCAG carries:
- a CDS encoding Fic family protein — its product is MRYIWQNANWAEFTWNSDALVQPLGRTRLRQGGLLSKVDVLGLKFSSEARAEILIEETVKTAAIEGQTLNRDSVRSSVARRLGLSTAGLPAGERDTDGLVDVLMDATANYDEPLTAERLMAWQAAFFPTGYSGLRKIRTGQWRGPEPIQVVSGPVGREKVHFEAPPADSVKREIRDFLQWWEKGSKTKNTEGLLRAAIAHFRFVTIHPFEDGNGRIARALTDMALAQDEELGPRFYSLSTRIMAERDEYYRVLERCQKGNGDITEWLVWFLECFERALEHSETLISIVLAKARFWQRHGQTQLNERQRKVINRLLDAGAGGFEGGLTTRKYVSVAKVSRATAFREISDMVEKQVLKQNPGGGRSVSYDLAWTNTE